A genomic stretch from Defluviimonas aquaemixtae includes:
- a CDS encoding sulfite exporter TauE/SafE family protein — translation MEGPLFWTLAVLASVSVGLSKGGLPVVAMLSVPVLALVLPPVTAAGLLLPVYVVSDMFGLYAYRHAFDKRVLAILAPAAVLGIGVGWLAAAHVSDSAVTGLVGVIGAAFALNLLLRRGPPMPARHAHVAPGLFWGVLTGFTSFVSHAGAPPYQVYVLPLRLTKIVFAGTTTVLFAFVNAVKLIPYAALGQLSAANLKVAAMLLPPSVLAVFAGVWLVRVLPEELFFRLVTWTLLAISLKHLWSAFA, via the coding sequence ATGGAAGGGCCTCTTTTCTGGACGCTCGCCGTACTCGCCTCAGTCTCCGTCGGGCTGTCGAAGGGCGGGCTTCCGGTCGTGGCGATGCTGTCGGTGCCGGTCCTGGCGCTCGTCCTGCCGCCGGTCACGGCGGCAGGACTCCTGTTGCCGGTCTATGTCGTTTCGGACATGTTCGGGCTTTACGCCTACCGCCATGCCTTCGATAAGCGCGTGCTGGCGATTCTTGCTCCGGCGGCGGTCCTCGGCATCGGGGTCGGCTGGCTCGCGGCGGCGCATGTGTCGGACAGCGCGGTCACCGGACTCGTCGGTGTGATCGGGGCGGCCTTCGCGCTGAATCTGCTCCTGCGCCGGGGGCCGCCAATGCCGGCGCGACACGCGCATGTCGCGCCCGGACTCTTCTGGGGGGTGCTCACCGGGTTCACGAGCTTCGTGAGCCATGCGGGCGCGCCGCCCTACCAGGTATATGTGCTGCCGCTTCGCCTGACGAAAATTGTCTTCGCTGGCACGACGACGGTGCTGTTCGCCTTCGTGAACGCGGTCAAGCTGATCCCCTACGCGGCGCTCGGGCAGCTCTCGGCCGCGAATCTGAAGGTGGCGGCGATGCTATTGCCGCCATCGGTACTCGCGGTCTTCGCCGGTGTCTGGCTGGTCCGAGTGCTGCCGGAAGAGCTGTTCTTCCGGCTCGTGACCTGGACGCTTCTCGCGATCTCGCTCAAGCATCTCTGGAGTGCCTTCGCCTAG
- a CDS encoding NnrU family protein, with protein sequence MQLMILGLILWTAAHLFKRVAPGLRARMGDIPGKLLVTVLSLAAVFLMVIGFRRAEFEPIYTPWPGMGHLNNLLMLGSVFLFGVSHSKGIVKSKLRHPMLTGVIVWAVAHLLVNGDLASVVLFGGLGLWAVASMVLINAQDSWTPPVPGRIRSDAIGLGISVVIFAVIAAIHIWLGHNPFLGTYG encoded by the coding sequence ATGCAGCTCATGATCCTCGGCCTCATCCTCTGGACTGCCGCGCACCTCTTCAAGCGCGTCGCGCCGGGCTTGCGCGCCCGGATGGGCGACATTCCGGGTAAGTTGCTCGTGACGGTCCTGTCGCTCGCCGCCGTTTTCCTGATGGTGATCGGCTTTCGCCGGGCTGAGTTTGAACCGATCTATACCCCGTGGCCTGGCATGGGGCATCTAAACAATCTCCTGATGCTTGGCTCCGTGTTCCTGTTCGGCGTGTCTCATTCGAAGGGCATCGTGAAGTCGAAGCTCCGTCATCCGATGCTGACGGGCGTCATCGTCTGGGCCGTGGCGCATCTTCTCGTCAACGGCGACCTCGCCTCGGTCGTCCTTTTCGGCGGGCTCGGGCTCTGGGCCGTCGCCTCTATGGTGCTCATCAACGCGCAGGACAGCTGGACGCCGCCCGTGCCGGGGCGCATCCGGTCGGATGCAATCGGGCTGGGCATCTCGGTGGTGATCTTCGCGGTCATCGCGGCGATCCATATCTGGCTGGGGCACAACCCGTTCCTCGGCACCTATGGCTGA
- a CDS encoding HpcH/HpaI aldolase/citrate lyase family protein, with protein sequence MRPYRSVLYIPGARERALEKARGLPVDAIIFDLEDAVAADEKTNARALLSRVLSEADYGPRARIVRVNGLDTDWGADDIAEFAGAAIDAILVPKVGAPADLDAVAGRVPDVPLWAMMETPGGMLNAAAIAAHPRLAGMVMGTNDLGKDLGARFRPDRLPMLTSLQLCLLAAKAHGLIIVDGVYNAFKDDEGLKAECEQGRDMGFDGKTLIHPAQIEITNAAFAPSDADVELARRQIDAFEAAKRDGQGVAVVDGKIVENLHAATARQILARAEAIAERAI encoded by the coding sequence ATGCGCCCCTATCGCTCGGTGCTCTATATCCCCGGCGCGCGCGAGCGGGCGCTGGAAAAGGCGCGCGGCCTGCCGGTCGATGCGATCATCTTCGACCTTGAGGACGCTGTTGCGGCGGATGAAAAGACCAATGCCCGCGCGCTTCTCTCCCGCGTGCTGTCCGAGGCCGACTACGGTCCCCGCGCCAGAATTGTCCGGGTCAACGGGCTCGACACCGACTGGGGCGCGGACGACATCGCCGAATTCGCGGGCGCGGCCATCGACGCGATCCTCGTTCCAAAGGTCGGCGCGCCCGCCGATCTCGACGCGGTGGCCGGGCGGGTGCCTGACGTGCCGCTCTGGGCGATGATGGAGACGCCCGGGGGAATGTTGAACGCCGCCGCCATCGCCGCTCATCCGCGGCTCGCTGGCATGGTGATGGGCACCAACGACCTAGGCAAAGATCTCGGCGCCCGTTTCCGCCCCGACCGGCTGCCCATGCTGACCTCGCTTCAGCTTTGCCTGCTGGCCGCGAAGGCGCATGGCCTAATCATCGTCGATGGGGTCTATAACGCCTTCAAGGACGACGAGGGGCTCAAGGCCGAATGCGAACAGGGCCGCGACATGGGCTTCGACGGCAAGACGCTGATCCATCCGGCACAGATCGAGATTACCAACGCCGCCTTCGCGCCGTCGGACGCCGATGTCGAACTTGCCCGACGCCAGATCGACGCCTTCGAGGCCGCAAAGCGCGATGGCCAGGGCGTCGCCGTCGTCGACGGCAAGATCGTCGAGAACCTCCACGCCGCGACCGCCCGCCAGATCCTCGCCCGGGCGGAAGCTATTGCAGAGCGCGCGATTTAG
- a CDS encoding SUMF1/EgtB/PvdO family nonheme iron enzyme has translation MHGNVLEWVEDCFMPWHHPEKRTGGALRFESREFVVFKGGTALAGPWQARSAMRVGPPPSNDGQGSTFRLVRELDAE, from the coding sequence ATGCATGGCAACGTATTGGAATGGGTCGAGGACTGCTTCATGCCCTGGCATCATCCTGAGAAGCGGACGGGCGGCGCGCTCCGGTTCGAGAGCCGCGAATTCGTCGTGTTCAAGGGCGGCACCGCGCTCGCCGGGCCGTGGCAGGCGCGATCGGCGATGCGGGTCGGGCCGCCTCCCAGCAACGACGGCCAAGGCTCCACGTTCCGGCTCGTCCGTGAGCTGGATGCGGAGTAG
- a CDS encoding formylglycine-generating enzyme family protein, producing the protein MRNGTGEGWIGPGFGPVIRRALRLTPRWTFRTPVGLAAVTAFAYALALWALGEFDRAPAEGWVESRLSPVKTAVHFGVAQVLPLRQPGAENVASGRVFRDCAACPEMVENPAGAFLMGSPLFEVGCYRYVWLRGPFRRQFRIANRAGPRRLVQISRPFAIARRELTHGEWMAAQSDPDWQRFSSDVPKPPRYDSDDVPDRAGTGVDWGDARAFARWLSATTGKAYRLPTEAEWEYAARAGTVTAYPRGDRIGRNNAACHDCSSHRAESAVGAAPAEWIQPSRHAWQRIGMGRGLLHALASS; encoded by the coding sequence GTGCGGAATGGGACAGGTGAGGGGTGGATCGGCCCGGGATTCGGACCGGTGATCCGGCGCGCGCTGCGCCTTACCCCGCGCTGGACCTTCCGCACGCCGGTGGGGCTCGCCGCCGTGACGGCGTTCGCCTACGCGCTCGCGCTCTGGGCGCTCGGCGAATTCGACCGGGCGCCGGCCGAGGGGTGGGTCGAGTCACGGCTTTCGCCGGTGAAGACGGCGGTACACTTCGGCGTGGCGCAGGTCCTGCCGCTTCGTCAGCCCGGTGCGGAAAACGTGGCGTCCGGCCGGGTCTTCCGCGATTGTGCCGCCTGTCCCGAAATGGTGGAAAATCCGGCGGGCGCCTTTCTCATGGGCTCGCCGCTCTTTGAAGTCGGGTGCTACCGGTATGTCTGGCTGCGCGGGCCCTTCCGCAGGCAGTTTCGCATTGCCAACCGCGCGGGGCCGCGTCGGCTCGTCCAGATCTCGCGGCCCTTCGCGATCGCGCGCCGCGAACTGACGCATGGCGAGTGGATGGCGGCGCAGTCCGACCCGGACTGGCAACGATTTTCCAGCGACGTGCCGAAGCCACCGCGGTACGATTCGGATGACGTGCCAGACCGCGCGGGAACCGGCGTCGACTGGGGCGATGCGCGGGCCTTTGCGCGCTGGCTGAGCGCCACGACCGGCAAGGCCTACCGGCTGCCGACCGAGGCGGAGTGGGAATACGCCGCCCGCGCCGGCACCGTGACGGCCTATCCCCGGGGCGACCGGATCGGGCGGAATAACGCTGCCTGTCACGACTGTTCGTCACATCGGGCCGAATCCGCCGTCGGGGCTGCACCGGCCGAGTGGATTCAGCCTTCACGACATGCATGGCAACGTATTGGAATGGGTCGAGGACTGCTTCATGCCCTGGCATCATCCTGA